GGCCAGACGGCACCGGTCTCGTCAGGGACCGTGCAGGCAACCAACACCACTGTATTTGCATTTACTGACTCCGGAGAACCGGGTCCCGTAACGCCGAGCGTGCCGCGTGCGCTGGAAACGGATGAAGTCCGTCGCATTACCCAGGACTTCGTTAATTCAGCCCGTCTGGCAGTGGAAGCCGGCTTTGACGGCGTGGAAATCATGGCGGCTAACGGGTTTATTTTTGACCAGTTCCTCAGCAGCGGCCTGAACCAGCGTACGGACGGTTACGGTGGCACCGTTAAAAACCGCCAGCGATTCCTGCTGGAAACCATCGACGCCGTTTCTTCGGCCGTTGGCAGCACGAAGGTTGCCGTAAGGCTCTCCCCGTTCGGGCGTATTTACGATCTCGCGCCTTATGAAGGTGAAGAGGAAACCTGGAGTGAAATGGCAACGGCGCTGGGGCAGCGCGAGCTGGCTTACGTGCATCTTTACTACCAGCCCGTCTATACCCAGGCGCCGGTACCCGCAGGCTTCAAAGCGGCCTTCCGCAAGGCATTTGGCGGGACGCTTATCGCTGCCGGCGGATTCACCCGTGAGCTCGCCGAAGACGTGCTGACAGAAAACGAAGCCGACCTGATCGCGTTTGGGGTCCCGTACATCGCTAACCCGGACCTGGTCGAAAGGATGCAGAACGGCTGGCCGCTGGCCGAAAGCGATCGCTCAACTTATTACGGCGTCAGCGGCAATCCGGAAAAAGGTTACACCGACTATCCGGTCTGGGCAGCTGAATAAGGTATGCCTTCCGGCGCGTTACCCGGCGGCATCGCAGGGTAACGGCATCCGGAATGACCAGTTTAACTATTTATCGGGAGTACAAAAATGCAAACCCTCAAGCCTGTTATCACCCTGGATATCTGGTCAGATTTAGTCTGTCCGTGGTGCTGGATCGCCAAAAAACGCTTTGAAAAAGGGCTGGCCGCCTTCGAACACCGCGACAGCGTCGTGATACGCCACCACGCGTTCCGTATTTCAGGCGATCGCCCGGCACTTCCCTTCCGGGAAGCGCTGTATAAAAAATTCGGCGGGCAGCAGGGCGCCGAACTGATGATGAATCAGGTGGCAACGGCCGGTAAGTCAGAAGGCCTTCAGTACAATTTTGACACCATGCTGTTTGGCGATACTGAAGATGCGCTGACGCTGCTGGCTGCTGCACGCCAGGCGGGCGTGGGTGATGCGGTTGCAGAGCGCCTGTACCTGGCCGGCACCACCGAAGGGCGTTCCATTTTTGACCCCTCGGAACTTATCAGGCTGGCTGAAGAAGCCGGGATGCAGGCGGATGAAGCGCGCCGTGCGCTGGAGAGCGAGACCTTCCGGTCCTCCGTGGCGGAAGATGAGGCACACGCCCGTTCCATCGGCGTCAGCGGCGTTCCGATGTTCCTGCTGAACGAGAAATATGCCATCAGCGGTGCCCAGTCCGCCGAAAACTTCCTCAGCGCCCTGCGCCAGGTCTGGGATGAAAAACAGGATGAACTGTCCGGAACAGCCGGTCAGACCTGTGGCACCGGTGGCTGCAGTATCTGAGTGCCCGACGCCGGCAGTCTGGCTGCCGGCAGAATAAAACCTGTAAACAGTGGAGTCAGAAATGAGCGATTTCTTTAAAGGTAAAAAGCTGCTGGTCGTTGGCGGCACGAGCGGTATGGGTCTGGAAACGGCGCGTATGGTGCTCAACGCCGGCGGCAGCGTGGTGCTGACGGGCAACAGGAAAGACAAAGCCGAAGCGGTAAAAACTGATTTGAGCCAGTATGGCTCCGGTTCCTTGTCGGTGATTGCCGCCAACCTGATGACTGAAGAAGGCATGAACGCCATCCGTCAGGAAATCAATACGCATCACCGTGACATCAGCCTGATGGTGAACTCTGCGGGCATCTTCATACCCAAGAGCTTTACCGAGCACGATGCAGCGGACTATGACATGTATCTGTCGCTTAACCGCCCCTCTGCAGGCTAATTTTACAGCGAGCAGAAAGGGCGGTTTTATACCTTCTTCGCAGGATAACCTCCATTCACCGCACCACTGCTAATGAACTCTGGGATAAGGCAGAAGTGGAAGAGTTTATAGTTGAGTTCCAAAATCGTAACATCAACAACGCAGCAATATACGAAGTCGTACCAAAAGTTGATTTGTGATTACTAATCAGCAATTCAGTTACAGCAAGCCGCCTTGATTGGCGGTTTTTTCGTACCTGCAGGCGACTCTAAACATAACACTTGAAGCCCCCCTCTATCAGCGAACCCCTTATGGCCTGAATGCCTGTTAAACCCTGCCCGTAAGGTCTTGACATGCTACCCGCAGATCAGTACATGCCGGTGTTAGCAACGTCCGCTTTTGGCACAACCCAGCCAGTCGCGCAGCAATATGATCTTTAGATGATTTCCCTCTGTCAGCCGCAAAAGAAAAAATCCACGCCTTCGCGTGGATTTTTCAGCTGTTCAGCACATTGACGAGGTTCAGCGAACCCCGGCAATCTGTTTAGACGTTAAACAGGAAGTTCATCACGTCGCCATCTTTCACGACGTAGTCTTTACCTTCTGAACGCATTTTGCCGGCTTCTTTGGCACCCTGCTCGCCCTTGCAGGCGATATAGTCTTCAAAGCCGATGGTCTGGGCGCGGATAAAGCCTTTCTCGAAGTCGGTGTGGATTTTACCCGCGGCCTGTGGCGCGGTGGCACCGACCGGGATAGTCCAGGCGCGCACTTCTTTAACGCCGGCGGTGAAGTAGGTCTGCAGGTTCAGCAGGGCGTAGCCGGCGCGGATCACGCGGTTCAGGCCCGGCTCTTCAATGCCCAGCTCGGCCATAAACTCTTCGCGGTCGCCGTCTTCCAGCTCGGCGATGTCCGATTCTACAGCGGCACACACCGGCACCACCACGGAACCTTCGGCGGCGGCGATGGCGCGCACGGTGTCGAGGTACGGGTTGTTCTCAAAACCGTCTTCGTTCACGTTGGCGATGTACATGGTCGGCTTCAGGGTCAGGAAGCTCAGATAGCGGATCGCCGCTTTGTCATCTTCGCTCAGATCCAGCGCGCGCAGCATGCCGGCTTTCTCCAGGTGCGGCAGGCACTTCTCCAGCGCGGCCTGTTCGGCTTTGGCGTCTTTATCGCCGCCTTTGGCTTTTTTCTGCACGCGCTGCAGGGCGCGTTCACAGGTGTCGAGGTCAGACAGCGCCAGCTCGGTATTGATGGTCTCAATATCGTCGGCCGGGTCCACTTTGTTATTCACGTGGATAATGTTGTCGTTCTCGAAGCAGCGCACCACGTGGCCGATGGCTTCGGTTTCGCGGATGTTGGTCAGGAACTGGTTGCCGAGGCCTTCACCTTTCGACGCCCCTTTTACCAGGCCAGCGATGTCGACGAACTCCATGGTGGTCGGCAGGATGCGCTGTGGCTTAACGATCTCCGCCAGCTGGTCCAGACGTGAATCAGGCATTGGCACCACGCCGGTATTTGGCTCAATGGTACAGAACGGGAAGTTAGCAGCTTCGATACCCGCTTTGGTTAACGCATTGAACAGGGTGGATTTACCAACGTTTGGCAGGCCCACGATACCGCATTTGAATCCCATGTTTGAATCACCTTAATAAGCTAAAAATCGGGTTGGTTACTGACCCCGACGTCGTCAGCGACGAATGACAGAAAAAGTTACCGCGCATTATACACGTAATTATCGTGGCGATGGCGCAGATTTCTCGGCGGCGAGTCAGCTTTCACTTGTGAAAGCGCTCACATTTTTTCATACTGACGAAAATTGACGAATGCCGGAGAACTGCGCAGATGCCTTGCTCGCTGCCCACGCCACCCTGAAACCGCGATCCTGTCTGCGCAACGCCACGTTGCCTGCCGTTGTCCCTGCGACAACACTCACGCCCCGCACGACGGGGTGTACGCCTGCATATTAAAAAATAGTGGAAAAACATGTTTAACCTGAACAACTTCAGCGCTAAAAGCGTCAAAAATGACGTACTGGCGGGAGCCGTGGTGTCCGTGGCGCTGATCCCCGAAGCCACCGCCTTCTCGCTGCTGGCCGGCCTGTCGCCAACCATCGGCCTGCATACCGCCTTTATCCTCGGCCTGGTAACCGCCTTCTTTGGCGGTAAGCCGGGGATGATTTCCGGCGCGGCCGGTTCGATTATCGTGGTGCTGATTAGCCTGATCGTCCAGCACGGTTACGAGTACGTGCTGCTGGCGACTATTCTGGCCGGGCTGATCCAGCTGGCGATCGGCGTGCTGCGGCTGGGTAAGTTTATCCGTCTGGTGCCGCAGCCGGCGATCTACGGTTTTGTCAACGGTCTGGCAATCGTGATTATGCTGGCCCAGTTGCCGATGATTAAGGGACAGGGCCCGGTGATGTACGCGCTGGTAGCGCTGGCGATGCTGATAGTCTGGCTGTTTCCAAAAATCACCAAAGCGATACCCGGCTCGCTGGCGGCGCTGATCGCCATCAGCGCCATCGCCATCGGCTTCGGGCTGGACACCAAACGCGTTGGCGACCTGGCGGATATTTCCGGCACGCTGCCGTCGTTCCACCTGCCCACCGTGCCGCTCAACTGGGAAACGCTGACCATTGTGCTGCCCTATGCGGTGGTGATCGCGCTGGTTGGCCTGATCGAATCGCTGCTGACGCTGGCGGTGCTGGACGAGATGGGCAGCAAGAAGGGTGCAGGCAATCAGGAGTGCGTGGCGCAGGGGATTGGCAACACGATTTGCGGCTTCTTCGGCAGCTTTGCCGGCTGCGCGATGATCGGCCAGTCGATTATCAACTTCACCTCCGGCGGACGCGGACGCATTTCCAACCTGGTCGGCGCGGTGCTGCTGATCCTGTTTGTGATCAGCCTGTCGCCCTGGATCGCGCTGTTGCCGGTGGCGGCGCTGGCCGGGATCATGTTTGTGGTGTGCATCAATACCTTTGAATGGAGCACGCTGAAGCGGATTAAGCGCATGCCGAAGGCGGATACGGTGGTGATGCTGACGGTGACGCTGATCACCATCTTCACCGACCTGGCGATGGCGGTGATCTGCGGCGTCATTATCTCGGCGCTGGTGTTCGCCTGGCAGCACGCGCGCATTACCATCGTTTCGCAGCAGCAGGAGAACGACCAGAAGACCTACCGGCTGGACGGCCCGCTGTTCTTTGGCTCGGTCGCGAGCTTCCAGGAGCTGTTCGAGCCCGAAAACGATCCGCAGACGGTGGTGATCGACTTTGCCCGTACCCGGGTAATGGACTCCAGCGGCGTGGAGGCTGTCGATAAGCTGACGGCGCGCTATCTGCAGGCCGGTAAAACGCTGCGCCTGCGGCATCTGAGCGAAGACTGCATCAGCCTGCTTAAGCAGGCCGGCCCGTTCTGCAGCCACGAGCTGGACGATCCCGACTATAAAGTCGCCAGCAATGATGCCTGAACCATAAAGCTGAACTCGCCGCTGCCGATAATAGGGTTATCCCGTTTATCGGGGCGGCGATTAAAGAATTTTCTCCTATAATCAATCTGCTCAGCGCATATATTCAGGGCAGGATGCCTGTTAACTGGCTCAATGGCATGAAAAATGACTTTGTTTGTATTCCTGTTCAGTCACTTACCGGCGAGCTGGTGGCCATCGACCTCAGCTACCGGCCGCAGGTTCATGATACGGCCTCAAAGACGCTGCTGCGGCCGGTCAGTGCGGAAGATCGCCTGCTCAATCAGCTGCTGATCGTTGAAGAGTACGCCGGCTACTTCCGTCAACGCGGGCTGCTGTGCAGCGTGGCGATCGATTTTCAACTGGCACGGGCGATCACCGAGTCGCCGTTTGTGCAGCAGATCCTGACGCACCTGCCGTTTATCCGGCTCAAGCTGTCGGAGGATTTTCCTAACCTGCACGACGGGATGGATAATCCGCTGCTGCGCGCGCTGCATGAACAGCTGAATATTCTGTGGCTGGACGATCTGGGCGCCGGGGATGCCAACCTGCATGCGCTGCAGTCGAGCCTGTTTGAAGCGGTTAAGCTCGATCGTCAGTTCTACCTGAATAACGTCAGCAAGCCGTTTTTTTCGGTGCTGATTAGCCATATTCGTCAGTATACCAACCGGGTGATCGTGGAGGGGGTCAGCGCTCAGGCGCAGATCGCCATTCTGGCGCGCAGTAAGGTGTGGGGCGTGCAGGGCTATTTTGCGCCATCTGTGGCGCTCAGCGCGTTGGAGCAGGGCGGTTCCGCCGGATAACGCTGCGGGCCGCGTCGTTTGCCGCCGCCCGTTCAACTCAGCCCGCTTTGTAGCTGTGCAGGCGGTTCATCGCCTTCAGGCGATCCTCTTTCAGCCACACCTCGGTGCAGCGCGCCGCTTCATCCACCGCATTATCAATCAGCGTCTGCTCTGCCGCCTGCGGTTTACCCAGCACGAAGCCGACCACCTTGTTACGATCGCCCGGGTGGCCGATGCCGATGCGCAGGCGGTGGAAATTGACGTTGTTACCCAGCCGACTAATGATGTCTTTCAGGCCGTTATGGCCGCCGTGACCGCCACCCTGTTTGAACTTTGCCACCCCGGGCGGCAGATCCAGCTCGTCGTGTGCCACCAGAATCTCTTCCGGGGCAATGCGGTAAAAGGTCGCCATCGCCGCCACCGCCTTGCCGCTCAGATTCATAAAGGTGGTCGGCACCAGCAGGCGTACATCCTCACCGCCGAGGTTCAGGCGCGCGGTATAACCCCAGAACTTGCTCTCTTCCTTTAACGACTGATTGTGCCGTTCAGCCAGTAAATCGACGTACCACGCCCCTGCGTTATGGCGCGTGGCGGCGTACTCTGCGCCCGGGTTGGCAAGGCCAACAATCAGTTTAATGCTACTCACGTGGTGTATTCCCTGAAGGGTCGGTTCGAGGCGGCTAGTTTACTGAAGCGCGGCGGATAACTCAAAGGGCGGGGCGTTCTGTGCGCTGGCTCACAGTAATTCAGTCAGGTGATTATTCAATTTTGATACAAATTCAGCGGGTTAGACGTAAAGTTGTGTCAAAGAATGTACCAAAAGTGTGATCAAAGCAGCACCACCCGCACGATCAATTTCCTACACTTGCATTATCCGGCAATGGATCTTGCCCCGACGATGGACTGGAGGTGGTTAATGAAACGCAAACATACGCATATAGCAGGTAATGGTCTGATGGGCCTGGGGCTACTGATGATGGTCGCCGGCGTGGCCTACGCGGTGGTCAATCAGATGCCGCAGTTCTCTTCTGATGAGTTTCTGGTGCAGGGGGCCATTTTCAGCATCTTCCTGGGTGCGCTGCTGTGGCTGGTGGGCGCCCGCGTCAGCGGTCGCGAAAAGATCACCGACCGCTATTACTGGGTGCGTCACTGCGGTGACAAGCGCTGCCGCCAGGGGGACAGCGCTTCACATCATCGCCCGCACTGAGTGCCGGGCAGGTGGCAACTGAGCATCATTGCCACCCTGATAACGTCTCCGCCTTCGGCGACTCCGTTCGCTGCAGGCGTTGCTGTTATGGCGCAAAGTCTGTGTCAGCTTTGCCTGTGACCGCACCCGGCGGCTTGTTTCGGCCCCTCGGGCCTCTAATCTGCCGCGACATGCTTCGGCTTAACCTGTCGCTGTCGCTGTCGGTACGATACTCACCTCAGCCCTTAATGCCGGTTTAAAAGCCTTCACCCGGTTTCGGCCGTCGGTTTTAGCCTGGTACAGGGCCTCGTCGGCGGCGCTGAGCAACGCGTCAAGATGGTCGTGCCCCGGCTGACAGCTGGCCACGCCGATACTCACCGTATAGCTAACGCCGCCAGGGGTAGAGTGCTCAACCGTCGCGCGTATGCTCTCCGCAAAGGTCATCGTTTCCCGTTCACCCAGCGCTAATACGGTGGCAAATTCCTCGCCCCCCAGGCGGGCAAAAAAGCCGCCGGGCGGCAGCACCGATTTCACCTGGCAGCAGAAATCAATTAATACTCTGTCCCCCTGGTCGTGGCCGAACCGATCATTGATGCTTTTGAAATGGTCGAGATCCAGCAGCATCACGCTCAGCGGGGTGACGCAGCCCGCCGGGGTGACTTCGGCCTTTTCAAACAGCGCCCGCCGGTTCCAGACGCCGGTCAGCGGATCGAGCAGGGCTGCCTGCTTGTGCCTGAGCAGCGTGCGTTCGTTAACCATCGCCATCAGCGTTACGCTCATGCCGATCACCATCAGAATCGACTCCAGAATCACGTAAACCGAGAACACAGATCCGCCGATCGCACCGTGTAACGGGCTGGGAATACCGCCATCCAGCAGTATGCGGGCGATGTGGAACAGCAGATGGATCCACAGCAGCAGCTGCGCCGGCCAGAAGGTGACCGGCAGCAGGCTGCGCGCGCGCCACAGTTCGCGCATCATCGCGGCCGTGTAGAGAATACACAATACGCAGATTACCAGTACCCGAAGGGGCATCGACTGATAGAAGGCCGGTATCGGGCAGAGTAAGGCCCACACCGCCATGCCTGCCATCCACAGCTTCCCGGCGCGCGCGCCGCGAAAATAGCGGAACGCGCAGAGTAAAATGCCGTAGGCGAACAGCATCAGCATATTGCCCACCACCAGCGGTAAAAACACGTAACCCTGGCTACGCAGGCTGCTAAAAACGATCGCTAACAGCGTGGCGGTAAGTGACAGGCAGTTGATCCCCAGCACCGGATTGTACTGGGCGCCGCGCCATGCGAACAGCAGTACGATGATTAAAAACATCAGCACACTGAGTTCGCAGACGAACAGCGTGTAGACGTCAAGCGCCATATTCGGATTATTCCTAAGATAATAATGACAGCAAAGTATCACCAATGACCCTTCTTCAAAAGGGGGAAGCTGAACTCCGGGAGTAAAAAAGGAGGGGAGGCGATGTCCTGGCCACCCTCGGTGGCCAGTCGTTCCGGGCGACCTGCCGTTGACCAATTTTCAACAGTGCAGATTCGCCGATGCAATTTTCTTACGTTTTAACGCAAGCTTAACGGCTTCACCTGCAT
This portion of the Erwinia sp. E602 genome encodes:
- a CDS encoding DsbA family oxidoreductase, coding for MQTLKPVITLDIWSDLVCPWCWIAKKRFEKGLAAFEHRDSVVIRHHAFRISGDRPALPFREALYKKFGGQQGAELMMNQVATAGKSEGLQYNFDTMLFGDTEDALTLLAAARQAGVGDAVAERLYLAGTTEGRSIFDPSELIRLAEEAGMQADEARRALESETFRSSVAEDEAHARSIGVSGVPMFLLNEKYAISGAQSAENFLSALRQVWDEKQDELSGTAGQTCGTGGCSI
- the ychF gene encoding redox-regulated ATPase YchF, which translates into the protein MGFKCGIVGLPNVGKSTLFNALTKAGIEAANFPFCTIEPNTGVVPMPDSRLDQLAEIVKPQRILPTTMEFVDIAGLVKGASKGEGLGNQFLTNIRETEAIGHVVRCFENDNIIHVNNKVDPADDIETINTELALSDLDTCERALQRVQKKAKGGDKDAKAEQAALEKCLPHLEKAGMLRALDLSEDDKAAIRYLSFLTLKPTMYIANVNEDGFENNPYLDTVRAIAAAEGSVVVPVCAAVESDIAELEDGDREEFMAELGIEEPGLNRVIRAGYALLNLQTYFTAGVKEVRAWTIPVGATAPQAAGKIHTDFEKGFIRAQTIGFEDYIACKGEQGAKEAGKMRSEGKDYVVKDGDVMNFLFNV
- the pth gene encoding aminoacyl-tRNA hydrolase; protein product: MSSIKLIVGLANPGAEYAATRHNAGAWYVDLLAERHNQSLKEESKFWGYTARLNLGGEDVRLLVPTTFMNLSGKAVAAMATFYRIAPEEILVAHDELDLPPGVAKFKQGGGHGGHNGLKDIISRLGNNVNFHRLRIGIGHPGDRNKVVGFVLGKPQAAEQTLIDNAVDEAARCTEVWLKEDRLKAMNRLHSYKAG
- a CDS encoding alkene reductase, with product MSTLFTSYSLSGLELKNRVVMAPMTRTRTMNDVADEVVALYYAQRASAGLLITEGLPVSEEARGYLYTPGIYTDAHVEGWRKVTDAVHAKGGRIFAQLWHVGRMSHVSLLPGQTAPVSSGTVQATNTTVFAFTDSGEPGPVTPSVPRALETDEVRRITQDFVNSARLAVEAGFDGVEIMAANGFIFDQFLSSGLNQRTDGYGGTVKNRQRFLLETIDAVSSAVGSTKVAVRLSPFGRIYDLAPYEGEEETWSEMATALGQRELAYVHLYYQPVYTQAPVPAGFKAAFRKAFGGTLIAAGGFTRELAEDVLTENEADLIAFGVPYIANPDLVERMQNGWPLAESDRSTYYGVSGNPEKGYTDYPVWAAE
- the ychH gene encoding stress-induced protein YchH; its protein translation is MKRKHTHIAGNGLMGLGLLMMVAGVAYAVVNQMPQFSSDEFLVQGAIFSIFLGALLWLVGARVSGREKITDRYYWVRHCGDKRCRQGDSASHHRPH
- a CDS encoding diguanylate cyclase, with amino-acid sequence MALDVYTLFVCELSVLMFLIIVLLFAWRGAQYNPVLGINCLSLTATLLAIVFSSLRSQGYVFLPLVVGNMLMLFAYGILLCAFRYFRGARAGKLWMAGMAVWALLCPIPAFYQSMPLRVLVICVLCILYTAAMMRELWRARSLLPVTFWPAQLLLWIHLLFHIARILLDGGIPSPLHGAIGGSVFSVYVILESILMVIGMSVTLMAMVNERTLLRHKQAALLDPLTGVWNRRALFEKAEVTPAGCVTPLSVMLLDLDHFKSINDRFGHDQGDRVLIDFCCQVKSVLPPGGFFARLGGEEFATVLALGERETMTFAESIRATVEHSTPGGVSYTVSIGVASCQPGHDHLDALLSAADEALYQAKTDGRNRVKAFKPALRAEVSIVPTATATG
- a CDS encoding SulP family inorganic anion transporter; its protein translation is MFNLNNFSAKSVKNDVLAGAVVSVALIPEATAFSLLAGLSPTIGLHTAFILGLVTAFFGGKPGMISGAAGSIIVVLISLIVQHGYEYVLLATILAGLIQLAIGVLRLGKFIRLVPQPAIYGFVNGLAIVIMLAQLPMIKGQGPVMYALVALAMLIVWLFPKITKAIPGSLAALIAISAIAIGFGLDTKRVGDLADISGTLPSFHLPTVPLNWETLTIVLPYAVVIALVGLIESLLTLAVLDEMGSKKGAGNQECVAQGIGNTICGFFGSFAGCAMIGQSIINFTSGGRGRISNLVGAVLLILFVISLSPWIALLPVAALAGIMFVVCINTFEWSTLKRIKRMPKADTVVMLTVTLITIFTDLAMAVICGVIISALVFAWQHARITIVSQQQENDQKTYRLDGPLFFGSVASFQELFEPENDPQTVVIDFARTRVMDSSGVEAVDKLTARYLQAGKTLRLRHLSEDCISLLKQAGPFCSHELDDPDYKVASNDA
- a CDS encoding EAL domain-containing protein gives rise to the protein MKNDFVCIPVQSLTGELVAIDLSYRPQVHDTASKTLLRPVSAEDRLLNQLLIVEEYAGYFRQRGLLCSVAIDFQLARAITESPFVQQILTHLPFIRLKLSEDFPNLHDGMDNPLLRALHEQLNILWLDDLGAGDANLHALQSSLFEAVKLDRQFYLNNVSKPFFSVLISHIRQYTNRVIVEGVSAQAQIAILARSKVWGVQGYFAPSVALSALEQGGSAG